A single region of the Salmo salar chromosome ssa16, Ssal_v3.1, whole genome shotgun sequence genome encodes:
- the LOC106574388 gene encoding neurogenic differentiation factor 1 gives MPVSQQDVSKWTEESRNTQNMETVNGAHKTMSMDGDNDDDDGFNRMEENNDDEEQGEEGGLGEEESLEESPKRSGTKRKKMTKARQQRFKVRRIKANERERNRMHGLNDALESLRKVVPCYSNTQKLSKIETLRLAKNYIWALSEILQSDESPELMLFVQALCQGLSQPTTNLVAGCLQLNPWTFLPEQAQDIPSQVHQTSTASFSLHPSYPYPSPPYGTMDSSHIHHAKPHTVDNALEPFFETTFTDCTSTSPRFEGPLSPPLSVNGNFSYKHKSTTEFDKSYALSIQYAPQGLAGVQCLHPFYASSSQRFDIPMDNFMSYETHNERMLNA, from the coding sequence ATGCCAGTGTCACAGCAGGATGTTTCCAAATGGACCGAGGAAAGCCGCAACACTCAGAACATGGAAACAGTAAACGGTGCGCACAAGACCATGAGTATGGACGGTGACAATGACGATGATGATGGATTCAACAGAATGGAAGAGAATAACGACGATGAGGAGCAGGGGGAAGAAGGAGGGTTGGGGGAAGAAGAGAGCCTTGAGGAGAGTCCTAAGAGGAGTGGGACCAAGAGGAAGAAAATGACAAAAGCCCGACAACAGAGGTTTAAGGTCCGACGCATTAAGGCCAACGAGCGAGAGAGAAACCGTATGCACGGGCTCAATGATGCGCTTGAGAGTTTGCGTAAAGTTGTACCTTGCTACTCCAATACTCAGAAACTTTCCAAAATAGAAACATTGAGGTTGGCAAAAAATTACATATGGGCTCTCTCTGAGATCTTGCAATCGGATGAAAGTCCAGAGTTGATGTTGTTCGTGCAGGCTCTATGCCAAGGACTGTCCCAGCCCACCACCAATCTAGTGGCAGGATGTCTGCAGCTCAACCCCTGGACGTTTTTACCAGAGCAGGCCCAGGACATCCCATCTCAGGTGCACCAAACATCGACTGCATCCTTCTCTTTGCACCCCTCCTATCCTTACCCTAGCCCGCCGTATGGTACCATGGACAGCTCCCATATCCACCACGCCAAGCCCCACACTGTCGACAATGCGCTTGAGCCGTTCTTTGAAACTACATTCACAGACTGTACCAGCACCAGCCCCCGGTTTGAGGGACCACTAAGTCCACCATTGAGCGTGAATGGGAACTTTTCCTACAAGCACAAGTCAACGACGGAGTTCGACAAGAGCTATGCCCTTTCGATACAATATGCACCTCAAGGTCTGGCAGGAGTACAATGTCTTCATCCGTTTTATGCAAGCTCATCACAGCGCTTTGATATTCCCATGGACAACTTTATGTCGTACGAGACTCATAACGAGAGGATGCTGAACGCTTAG